One genomic window of Sphingobacterium oryzagri includes the following:
- a CDS encoding acyltransferase, translating into MQQQIHYISALRILATFLVILIHASTGYLNVFHAHSFDWNYANLLNSFSRFCVPLFVLISGALLLQKREEPLLFYKKRMSRILWPFLFWLLVYLVYYFYRYTQLDVLPLSRIIEISIDKLLHGPSAHLWFLYMIVGLYLAVPFLQILVHEVSDNTLLLFIALWFASLFMLEKSLYAYVPKIDLTFFSGYVGYMLLGFFLATRSVQIPNVVLLIIMVAIGLGNSWGTWFLSQAADRYTPTLYNYLGPTNAVLASAVFLVFKNSVQQPLPRPLQWIDQHSFGIYLVHILVLNYIHPLISWPTAWKIPVVSIITLGISLVLTFGLRKLPLGKTISG; encoded by the coding sequence ATGCAACAGCAAATCCATTACATCAGTGCACTTCGTATCTTAGCGACCTTTCTCGTGATCCTGATCCACGCCTCTACGGGCTATCTGAATGTTTTTCATGCCCATTCTTTCGACTGGAATTACGCTAATCTACTCAATAGCTTTTCTCGTTTTTGTGTACCCTTATTTGTATTGATCTCGGGCGCGCTCTTATTGCAAAAAAGGGAAGAACCGCTGCTGTTTTATAAAAAGCGGATGAGCCGTATCTTGTGGCCTTTTCTCTTTTGGCTGCTGGTTTACTTAGTCTATTATTTTTATCGCTATACACAGCTGGATGTGCTTCCCTTAAGCAGAATCATCGAGATCAGTATAGACAAGCTGCTTCACGGCCCCAGTGCACATCTTTGGTTTCTTTACATGATCGTAGGCTTGTATTTAGCCGTTCCCTTTTTACAGATTCTCGTCCATGAAGTTTCGGACAATACCTTACTACTTTTCATCGCACTTTGGTTTGCCTCGCTATTCATGCTGGAAAAATCGTTGTATGCATATGTGCCCAAAATAGACCTGACCTTCTTTTCCGGCTATGTCGGTTATATGTTATTGGGATTTTTTTTGGCCACACGATCTGTGCAAATTCCAAACGTAGTTTTGCTTATCATTATGGTGGCGATCGGTCTGGGAAATTCCTGGGGAACCTGGTTTTTAAGCCAGGCAGCAGATCGTTACACGCCAACACTGTATAACTACCTTGGCCCGACCAACGCCGTTTTGGCATCCGCTGTTTTTCTGGTATTTAAAAACAGCGTTCAGCAACCGCTCCCGCGTCCGCTGCAATGGATCGATCAACACAGCTTTGGCATTTACCTGGTGCATATATTGGTCTTAAACTACATTCATCCTTTGATCAGTTGGCCTACCGCATGGAAAATTCCTGTGGTGAGTATCATCACCTTGGGCATTTCACTAGTACTCACGTTTGGCTTGCGCAAGCTACCGCTTGGAAAGACTATCAGCGGCTAG
- a CDS encoding MFS transporter, with amino-acid sequence MQTIDAKPLLNTTILWLMTILSGLVVANNYYNQPLLGLIAAEFQVSEGTVSKISVLTQLGYACGLLFIVPLGDKMLRKRLILTDLIFVVAALLVMAFAKTLWMLYVASFFIGVTSVIPQIFVPMAAELSSPEKKSGNIGLVMSGLLMGILLSRFFSGIVGDYFGWRAMFEIAAGMMVITWLLVYRFLPELRPNFQGSYGALMQSVWHFAKTERKLQVAAFRGAMGFGAMSAVFTTLVFHMEGAPFYAGASVVGSFGLIGAVGALAAAFVGRFNQRFSVYQLIYFSILILLSSWVFIYFGQHSYIGLIIGIILIDLGLQSSHIMNQTDYFSIPTQATSRLNTVYMVCYFIGGSLGTYLAAMAWQHMGWAGVCLVGTSFSILAFLAHLFFGKGRQKPAENQLAADSLSKR; translated from the coding sequence ATGCAGACGATCGATGCTAAGCCCTTATTAAATACGACCATTCTTTGGCTGATGACGATCCTTTCAGGATTGGTTGTTGCCAATAACTACTACAACCAGCCGCTTCTCGGATTGATTGCTGCCGAATTTCAAGTGTCTGAAGGCACGGTAAGCAAAATATCGGTACTTACGCAATTGGGTTATGCCTGCGGACTGCTGTTTATCGTGCCGCTTGGCGATAAGATGTTGCGCAAGCGCCTAATCCTCACGGATTTAATTTTCGTAGTTGCCGCTTTGTTGGTTATGGCTTTTGCAAAGACGCTTTGGATGCTGTATGTAGCTAGTTTTTTTATCGGCGTGACGTCGGTCATCCCACAAATTTTTGTGCCGATGGCTGCGGAGTTATCTAGTCCGGAAAAGAAGTCGGGCAATATTGGACTCGTGATGTCGGGCCTGTTGATGGGTATTTTACTTTCCCGATTTTTTAGCGGTATCGTCGGTGATTACTTCGGCTGGCGCGCGATGTTTGAAATTGCTGCAGGCATGATGGTGATTACCTGGTTGTTGGTTTATCGCTTTCTTCCCGAGTTACGGCCTAATTTCCAGGGTTCATACGGCGCGCTCATGCAGTCGGTTTGGCATTTTGCGAAAACCGAGCGCAAACTTCAAGTAGCTGCTTTTCGCGGAGCAATGGGTTTTGGTGCCATGTCTGCCGTGTTCACCACGCTCGTGTTTCATATGGAAGGAGCTCCTTTTTATGCAGGTGCATCGGTCGTCGGCAGTTTTGGGCTCATCGGCGCCGTAGGAGCATTGGCAGCGGCCTTCGTGGGCCGATTTAACCAGCGTTTTTCTGTTTACCAATTGATTTACTTTTCCATCTTGATTTTGCTGTCGAGCTGGGTCTTTATCTATTTCGGTCAGCATTCTTATATCGGTTTGATTATTGGGATTATCTTGATCGATCTCGGTTTGCAAAGTTCACATATCATGAATCAAACCGATTATTTTTCTATTCCTACCCAAGCTACCAGCAGGCTAAATACGGTTTACATGGTTTGCTATTTTATAGGCGGCTCTTTGGGTACTTATTTAGCGGCCATGGCCTGGCAACACATGGGGTGGGCGGGCGTCTGTTTGGTAGGTACAAGTTTTAGCATATTGGCCTTTTTGGCGCATTTGTTTTTCGGAAAAGGTCGTCAAAAACCGGCCGAAAATCAGCTAGCCGCTGATAGTCTTTCCAAGCGGTAG
- a CDS encoding copper resistance protein NlpE codes for MRNLIGLAVICASFVSCVDMSSSSSDAVAETTPAATENEAATTGGSQKSTDIAGTYEATIPCADCPGIKTTIVINNDETFRITSEYLDRDSKIEDNGKLMWHDNGAVLHLKGKDTDLKLKVGDDELFHLDQDGKVIEGDLADKYIYKKKA; via the coding sequence ATGAGAAATTTAATAGGTTTAGCAGTGATCTGTGCATCATTTGTGTCCTGCGTCGATATGTCTTCTTCCAGTTCAGACGCCGTTGCAGAAACTACACCAGCAGCTACGGAAAACGAAGCCGCTACTACAGGTGGTTCCCAAAAATCTACCGATATAGCCGGTACGTACGAAGCTACGATCCCTTGTGCAGACTGTCCGGGGATAAAGACAACCATTGTTATCAACAACGATGAAACATTTCGTATTACCAGCGAATACCTTGACCGGGATTCCAAGATTGAGGACAATGGAAAATTGATGTGGCATGATAACGGCGCTGTGCTTCACCTCAAAGGAAAAGATACCGATCTGAAATTGAAAGTTGGCGACGATGAGTTGTTTCATTTAGATCAGGATGGTAAAGTTATCGAAGGTGATCTGGCCGATAAATATATTTATAAAAAGAAAGCTTAA
- a CDS encoding nitroreductase family protein, translating into MKNEVLKAIHYRRTVNQNSFTDQDISKEDLLTILEAANAAPTHKRTQPWRFVVFQGAGLDRLGNELGRIYKTITPAEKYTEATEQNMAKKATTSNVAIAIVVNYTGDLPEWEELAATSCAVQNLWLAAHSLSIGGYWATPGLINHLGPFLSLEDNQKCIGLFYLGHHNSEPREPVRSPIEEKIRWEE; encoded by the coding sequence ATGAAAAACGAAGTTTTAAAAGCGATACATTATAGAAGAACGGTGAACCAAAATAGCTTCACTGATCAGGATATCAGCAAAGAAGATCTTTTAACCATCTTGGAAGCGGCAAATGCTGCACCTACACACAAGCGTACGCAACCTTGGCGTTTTGTGGTTTTCCAGGGCGCTGGTTTAGATCGCTTAGGAAATGAGCTTGGCCGCATTTACAAAACGATAACACCGGCTGAAAAATATACAGAAGCAACGGAACAAAACATGGCAAAGAAAGCAACGACATCGAATGTTGCTATTGCTATCGTTGTGAATTACACCGGTGATCTTCCTGAATGGGAGGAATTGGCAGCGACATCATGCGCCGTGCAAAATCTGTGGTTGGCGGCACACTCGCTATCCATTGGTGGCTACTGGGCTACACCTGGGTTGATTAATCACTTAGGGCCATTCCTTAGTTTGGAAGATAATCAAAAATGTATCGGTTTATTTTACTTGGGACATCACAACAGTGAGCCTCGGGAACCTGTGCGTTCGCCTATTGAAGAGAAAATTCGTTGGGAAGAATAG
- the pepT gene encoding peptidase T, giving the protein MSFSPINAIKNFQVAERFMRYVQVDTESDPNSTSFPSTEKQKNLSRILVEELLEIGVADAHLDEYGYVYATIPSNTDKQVPVICFCSHVDTSPDCSGKNVKPLVHADYQGQDLVLPDDPAVIIKFAEHPDLQNQIGHDIITASGTTLLGADDKAGVAEIMDAARILMQHPEIKHGAIKILFTPDEEIGQGVNHVDIKKLGADFGYTMDGEKAGTIEDETFSADGVRVVIQGVSVHPGFAKGKLVSALKIAAEVIQALPKDRLSPETTAKKEGFVHPNHISGGVDKAEIDFIIRDHNTAKLTDHENELKSIVEQVVAQYPGATFRFDVHEQYRNMKEVLDNYPQIMEIGLEAIQRVGLPAERRSIRGGTDGSRLSFMGLPCPNVFAGGHAFHGKLEWVSRQDMEKAVLTILHIVNIWEERA; this is encoded by the coding sequence ATGAGTTTTTCCCCTATTAATGCTATCAAGAATTTTCAAGTAGCCGAGCGCTTTATGCGTTATGTGCAGGTTGATACGGAATCAGATCCAAATTCGACTTCTTTTCCCTCTACGGAAAAGCAAAAAAATCTGAGCCGAATATTGGTTGAAGAACTGCTTGAAATAGGTGTGGCAGACGCGCATTTAGATGAATACGGCTATGTTTATGCCACGATTCCTTCCAATACGGATAAACAGGTGCCGGTTATTTGCTTTTGTTCGCATGTGGATACGTCGCCCGATTGTTCAGGAAAAAATGTTAAGCCGCTCGTGCATGCAGATTATCAAGGGCAAGATTTGGTTCTGCCAGATGATCCTGCTGTTATCATCAAATTTGCCGAGCATCCCGATCTTCAAAACCAGATTGGACACGATATCATAACGGCCAGCGGCACCACGTTGCTCGGTGCGGATGACAAGGCGGGTGTGGCCGAAATTATGGACGCTGCGCGCATCCTGATGCAGCATCCGGAGATCAAACACGGAGCGATCAAAATCTTATTCACGCCCGATGAAGAAATTGGCCAGGGTGTAAACCATGTCGATATCAAAAAATTGGGTGCAGACTTTGGCTATACGATGGATGGCGAAAAAGCAGGAACAATCGAAGATGAAACGTTTTCTGCTGATGGCGTTCGCGTGGTTATACAAGGTGTTTCGGTTCACCCGGGCTTTGCCAAAGGCAAGCTGGTCTCGGCACTTAAAATAGCAGCAGAAGTGATTCAGGCGTTGCCAAAAGATCGCCTCTCGCCGGAGACGACCGCCAAAAAAGAAGGTTTTGTACATCCAAATCATATCAGCGGTGGGGTTGATAAAGCGGAGATTGATTTTATCATCCGCGACCATAATACCGCAAAACTTACCGATCACGAGAATGAGCTGAAAAGTATCGTGGAGCAGGTGGTTGCGCAATATCCGGGAGCTACCTTCCGTTTTGATGTGCATGAGCAGTACAGAAACATGAAGGAAGTGCTCGACAATTATCCACAAATTATGGAGATTGGCCTGGAGGCTATCCAACGCGTAGGTTTACCGGCAGAAAGACGTAGTATTCGCGGCGGTACCGATGGTTCTCGCTTATCTTTTATGGGGCTTCCTTGCCCTAACGTTTTCGCAGGCGGTCATGCATTTCACGGCAAATTGGAATGGGTAAGCAGGCAAGATATGGAAAAAGCCGTGCTCACGATTTTGCATATTGTAAATATTTGGGAAGAACGCGCGTAA
- a CDS encoding DUF4197 domain-containing protein, producing the protein MKIFVICAAALLLGNLSVSQAQVSSKIKDVLGKLGTSSTDSTKKATTTTNASVSNSPVTKTEANNALKQALSNGLQTSIKSLSVQNGYLGDAVVKILMPEEAQKVEKALRAVGMGSLCDQFITSMNRAAETAVSEAGTVFVNSLSKMTIQDGYNILLSEQQNAATNYFRTNTNAELTTKFTPVIESAMGKNQVSTYWTQLTTAYNKLPLSSKVNTDLTAYVTQKAIDGLFVKVADQELKIRQNLGGARSTELLSKVFGWVDSQ; encoded by the coding sequence ATGAAAATATTCGTTATATGCGCAGCTGCTTTGCTGCTTGGTAATCTTTCGGTTTCGCAAGCGCAGGTGTCATCTAAAATCAAAGATGTGTTGGGTAAGTTGGGCACCAGCAGCACCGACAGTACCAAGAAAGCCACGACCACGACTAATGCGTCTGTCAGTAACAGTCCGGTTACGAAGACAGAAGCAAACAACGCACTTAAACAGGCATTAAGCAATGGTCTTCAAACCAGTATCAAAAGTTTGTCTGTACAGAATGGATATCTGGGCGATGCGGTTGTGAAGATTTTGATGCCTGAAGAGGCACAGAAAGTCGAAAAGGCGCTGCGTGCCGTGGGCATGGGGTCGCTCTGCGATCAATTTATTACCAGCATGAATCGCGCCGCAGAAACAGCGGTGTCTGAAGCGGGAACGGTCTTCGTTAATTCCCTTTCGAAAATGACGATTCAAGATGGCTACAACATCTTGTTAAGCGAACAGCAAAATGCGGCGACGAACTATTTTAGAACAAATACCAATGCCGAGTTAACGACGAAGTTTACGCCTGTTATCGAATCGGCGATGGGCAAAAATCAGGTATCTACTTATTGGACGCAGTTGACTACAGCTTACAACAAATTGCCGTTATCGAGCAAAGTAAACACCGATTTAACGGCATACGTCACCCAAAAGGCAATTGACGGCTTATTTGTAAAAGTGGCCGATCAGGAATTGAAAATTCGCCAAAATCTTGGGGGCGCGCGTAGCACAGAACTCTTATCAAAAGTATTTGGCTGGGTCGATAGTCAGTAG
- a CDS encoding endonuclease/exonuclease/phosphatase family protein: MKSLFSLVLSFCVYCAAAQEMNVATFNIRMKTNADTGNLWDDRKEALTQLIRFHGFDIFGIQEGFREQVQDMQSALPNFAFVGVGRDDGKSAGEHSAIFYDTKRFKLLKDGTFWLSATNTAQPNKGWDAVLPRICTWGVFEDLENGKQFIFMNTHFDHVGVVARRESAKLILNKAKEFAKDLPLILTGDFNIDEHNEAYFTLANSGVVKDTHGLAKFVYEPNSTFNGWGKSLAPKGRIDHIFITAPFTVQRYGILTDTYQGKFPSDHFPVKVVLSW, from the coding sequence ATGAAGTCTCTATTTTCTTTAGTGTTGTCTTTTTGTGTCTATTGTGCAGCGGCGCAGGAGATGAACGTGGCTACGTTTAATATCCGGATGAAAACCAATGCAGATACCGGAAATTTATGGGACGACCGGAAGGAGGCGCTTACGCAGCTTATCCGGTTTCATGGTTTCGATATTTTTGGTATTCAAGAAGGTTTTCGCGAGCAAGTGCAAGATATGCAATCGGCACTTCCAAACTTTGCTTTTGTAGGAGTGGGACGTGACGATGGTAAATCTGCTGGTGAACATTCCGCAATATTTTACGATACTAAACGGTTCAAGCTGCTAAAAGACGGTACATTCTGGTTGTCGGCAACGAATACAGCACAGCCCAATAAAGGTTGGGATGCCGTGCTGCCTCGAATCTGTACCTGGGGCGTATTTGAAGATTTGGAAAACGGCAAACAGTTTATTTTTATGAATACGCATTTTGATCACGTGGGCGTTGTAGCCCGACGGGAAAGTGCGAAATTGATCTTAAACAAGGCCAAAGAATTTGCCAAAGACTTACCGCTTATCTTGACCGGCGATTTCAATATTGATGAGCATAATGAAGCCTATTTTACGTTGGCCAATAGCGGCGTGGTCAAAGACACGCATGGTTTAGCAAAATTTGTGTATGAGCCCAATTCCACGTTTAACGGTTGGGGAAAAAGCCTGGCGCCTAAAGGACGTATCGATCATATTTTTATCACAGCACCTTTTACTGTACAGCGATATGGCATCTTGACGGATACTTATCAAGGAAAGTTTCCTTCAGATCATTTTCCGGTTAAGGTCGTGTTATCATGGTAG
- a CDS encoding glycerophosphodiester phosphodiesterase family protein — MKKSLAILTLFSAISFASFAQTQMIAHRGAWKNTGNPQNSLASLNSAIQLHAWGSEFDVHLTKDDVLVVNHDNDFYGLDIATSTYAELLTKKHPNGESIPTAEAYLKEGLKQKATKLIYELKTNEQGTERTLKAAELSVALVKALKAEKMVEYIAFSYDACVKLRALDKSAMVHYLMGDKTPKEIKDAKLSGIDYHYSIYKKNPTWIKDAKTLKLKTNVWTVNKAEDMHYFVDNKIDYISTDEPEMLNEILGKSPKK; from the coding sequence ATGAAAAAATCATTAGCTATTTTGACACTATTTTCTGCCATAAGCTTTGCTTCTTTTGCACAAACACAAATGATCGCACACCGCGGTGCCTGGAAAAATACAGGTAATCCGCAAAATTCGCTGGCTTCCTTAAATTCAGCAATTCAATTACACGCTTGGGGCAGCGAGTTTGACGTACACCTGACCAAAGACGATGTACTTGTGGTCAACCACGATAATGATTTTTACGGTTTAGATATTGCAACGTCTACTTATGCGGAGCTGTTGACTAAAAAGCATCCAAACGGCGAGTCTATTCCTACGGCAGAGGCTTATTTAAAAGAAGGCCTGAAGCAAAAGGCGACGAAGCTGATTTATGAGTTAAAAACCAATGAACAAGGTACCGAGCGCACCTTGAAAGCTGCGGAGCTTTCGGTCGCATTAGTGAAAGCGCTTAAAGCCGAGAAAATGGTAGAATATATCGCTTTTAGCTACGATGCTTGCGTGAAATTAAGAGCGCTGGATAAATCGGCCATGGTGCACTATTTAATGGGGGATAAAACACCAAAAGAGATAAAAGATGCGAAATTGAGTGGCATTGACTATCATTATAGTATCTATAAGAAAAATCCGACCTGGATTAAAGATGCCAAAACACTGAAATTAAAAACCAACGTGTGGACGGTAAATAAAGCGGAGGATATGCATTATTTTGTCGACAACAAAATCGATTACATATCGACCGACGAGCCTGAGATGTTAAACGAGATCTTAGGTAAGTCACCAAAAAAGTAA
- a CDS encoding HD domain-containing protein gives MQESVIQQTASFVKDRLKNAESGHDWWHIQRVWNNTKLILETETADGMVCELTALLHDIADSKFHDGDEQIGPRIAGEFLHSIGVDADIVAHVQNIILHMSFKASLGEVNFHSKELEVVQDADRLDAIGAIGIARAFNYGGFKNREIYNPEIPVAENQTKEAYKNTTAPTINHFYEKLLLLRDKMNTTTGKRIAAQRHDFMDSFLQQFYAEWQGER, from the coding sequence ATGCAAGAATCCGTCATCCAACAGACCGCATCTTTTGTTAAAGACCGCTTAAAAAATGCGGAATCCGGCCACGACTGGTGGCACATTCAGCGTGTATGGAACAATACGAAGCTTATTCTGGAAACGGAAACGGCTGATGGTATGGTGTGTGAGCTGACGGCTTTGCTGCATGATATTGCAGATAGCAAATTTCACGATGGCGATGAGCAGATTGGTCCGCGTATTGCGGGCGAATTTCTGCATAGCATCGGTGTCGATGCAGACATCGTTGCCCATGTTCAAAACATTATTCTGCACATGTCTTTTAAAGCATCTTTAGGAGAAGTCAACTTTCATTCGAAAGAGTTGGAGGTCGTGCAAGATGCCGATCGGCTGGATGCCATAGGAGCGATAGGAATTGCGCGCGCGTTTAACTATGGCGGCTTTAAAAATCGGGAAATCTACAATCCTGAAATTCCGGTAGCTGAAAACCAAACTAAAGAAGCGTATAAAAATACTACAGCTCCTACGATTAATCACTTTTACGAGAAGTTATTGCTTTTGCGCGATAAGATGAATACGACTACTGGAAAGCGTATAGCAGCACAAAGACATGATTTTATGGATTCATTTCTGCAACAATTTTATGCCGAATGGCAGGGTGAGCGTTGA
- a CDS encoding THUMP domain-containing class I SAM-dependent RNA methyltransferase: MEVFNTPNKVIITCNRRLSPYLEQEVKDLGFSIVRAFNTGVEIKASVNECVRLNLNLRVASQVLYEIKSFRAANPAELYDQLVTIAWEEIIPFDGYFSVTSTVHNETITTPLFANVKVKDAIVDRIKEKKGLRPNTGPELNKAVVHLHWMEERAEIFIDTSGETLAKHGYRKHPGKAPMLEALATSTILATNWDRKSPFVNPMCGSGTLAIEAALLAQQRVPGLQRMNYAFMHFIGYNEEVFFEERRKIKDLTDKKNLPQIIASDISAEAIEIAQLNARTAGVEHLITFEVGDFAQTTVPEGNGVVMFNPEYGERLGVHSKLEETYKRVGDFLKQNCRGYRGYVFTGNPDLAKKIGLRASRRFEFFNGKLDCRLLQYELYEGSKEN; the protein is encoded by the coding sequence ATGGAAGTTTTCAACACCCCCAATAAGGTGATTATCACCTGCAACAGACGTTTGTCTCCGTACCTGGAGCAAGAAGTTAAAGATTTAGGTTTCTCAATCGTTCGTGCTTTCAATACGGGTGTGGAGATCAAAGCCTCTGTAAATGAGTGTGTTCGTTTAAATCTTAACCTGCGCGTGGCCAGTCAGGTGCTTTATGAAATAAAGTCTTTTCGGGCAGCAAATCCTGCAGAGCTTTACGACCAGTTGGTAACCATCGCCTGGGAAGAAATCATACCATTTGACGGATATTTTTCGGTAACATCCACCGTGCATAATGAAACGATAACCACACCCCTTTTTGCCAATGTTAAGGTGAAAGATGCCATTGTGGATCGTATTAAAGAGAAGAAAGGCTTACGCCCCAATACCGGCCCGGAGCTGAACAAGGCGGTGGTACATTTGCATTGGATGGAAGAACGTGCGGAGATTTTTATCGATACCTCTGGCGAAACCTTGGCCAAGCACGGCTATCGTAAGCACCCGGGGAAGGCTCCAATGTTGGAAGCCTTAGCGACGTCTACGATTTTAGCGACCAATTGGGATCGCAAATCGCCGTTTGTAAACCCGATGTGCGGATCGGGAACGCTCGCGATTGAAGCGGCTTTGCTTGCACAGCAACGTGTGCCCGGCCTGCAACGCATGAATTATGCTTTTATGCATTTTATTGGCTATAATGAAGAGGTGTTTTTTGAAGAGCGCCGCAAGATTAAAGATCTGACCGATAAAAAGAATCTTCCGCAGATTATCGCATCTGATATTTCTGCAGAGGCGATCGAGATAGCACAGTTGAATGCGCGTACCGCAGGCGTAGAGCATTTAATTACCTTTGAAGTGGGCGACTTTGCACAAACTACCGTGCCGGAAGGAAATGGTGTCGTGATGTTTAACCCAGAGTATGGTGAGCGTTTGGGCGTGCATAGCAAACTGGAGGAGACTTACAAGCGTGTGGGCGATTTTTTAAAGCAAAATTGTCGAGGCTACCGTGGCTACGTATTTACGGGAAATCCTGATCTGGCCAAGAAAATTGGTTTGCGCGCGTCACGCCGATTTGAGTTTTTTAATGGTAAATTAGACTGTCGCCTACTGCAGTATGAGCTGTATGAAGGCTCCAAAGAAAATTAG
- a CDS encoding DUF3127 domain-containing protein: protein MEIRGKVHEIGATQQVTESFKKRDMIVAYAENPQFVEYIRFESTQDRVNIFDNLAVGDEIEVSFNLRGRPWTNKDGVTTYFNSLVAWRVTKLANTAQSAAAPGYADMPPVDISSSGADDDDLPF, encoded by the coding sequence ATGGAAATAAGAGGAAAAGTTCACGAGATAGGCGCTACGCAACAGGTTACAGAATCTTTTAAGAAAAGAGATATGATCGTAGCGTATGCTGAAAACCCACAATTTGTAGAATACATTCGTTTTGAGTCTACTCAAGACCGCGTAAACATTTTTGATAATTTAGCTGTAGGTGATGAAATTGAGGTTTCTTTTAACCTTCGCGGACGTCCTTGGACAAACAAAGACGGCGTGACGACTTACTTCAATTCGTTGGTTGCATGGCGCGTAACGAAATTGGCAAATACAGCGCAATCTGCTGCCGCTCCGGGTTACGCAGATATGCCTCCTGTTGATATTTCATCTTCAGGTGCTGATGATGACGATTTACCATTCTAG
- a CDS encoding RNA polymerase sigma factor, translated as MSEKELLSHYKHTGDVHTLGKLYAPYMSLLYGLCFKYLQDQEASQDAVMQIFEQLIVKLRQHEVDNFKSWLYVFARNYCLMELRKGKQKTFVDIDSHMIESELQMDAGDAEARWTEHDFERMESCLATLQTNQERCVRLFYLDQKCYKEIATVLGIDLSQVKSYIQNGKRNLKICMENKKNGK; from the coding sequence ATGAGTGAGAAGGAACTGTTATCGCACTATAAACATACCGGAGATGTACATACCTTAGGGAAGTTGTATGCTCCCTACATGTCCTTGCTTTATGGTTTGTGTTTTAAATATTTGCAAGATCAAGAGGCTAGTCAGGATGCCGTCATGCAGATTTTTGAACAGCTGATTGTCAAGTTGCGGCAGCACGAAGTGGATAATTTTAAAAGCTGGCTCTACGTGTTTGCCCGTAATTACTGCTTGATGGAGCTTCGTAAAGGCAAGCAGAAAACCTTTGTGGATATTGATAGCCATATGATTGAGTCGGAATTGCAAATGGATGCAGGTGACGCAGAAGCGCGTTGGACGGAGCATGATTTTGAGCGTATGGAAAGCTGTTTAGCAACTTTGCAAACCAATCAGGAGCGCTGTGTGCGTTTGTTCTACCTTGATCAAAAATGTTATAAGGAAATCGCTACCGTATTGGGTATAGATTTAAGTCAGGTGAAAAGCTACATTCAAAATGGCAAACGTAATCTGAAGATATGTATGGAGAATAAGAAAAATGGAAAATAA